From Syntrophorhabdales bacterium:
CCTGGACGTCCAGGCAGAGGACGCCGGCAAGAGCACGCAGTGTTTGGGGCGCGACGCCCATTTTTTCTTCTATGCCAAAAAAATTGACCAGGATACAGGGCTTATGAGCATTTCGCTCAGCGTCTTCATAAAAAAGAAAGCCCCTGTCGAGGATGCGCTTCACCATGCTGTGCGCTCCGAGGAAATAAACAGGCGCCGCAATCAAGAGAGCATCGGCGGACCGGATTTGCTCTTTCAAGAACGCGGTGTGATCAACGAGAGGGCACTCTTCTCCCATGATGCAGGCATAGCAGGCGCGGCAGGGTCTGATATCAAGGTCGGTGAGCCGTAAAAGCCTGAGGGTCGATTCTCCGGGCACATGGCGCCATAGCTCTTTCACGAAGATCTCACAGTTGCCTAGTTTCCGTGGGGAAACTATCATGCCGAGAATAGTCTTCTGCTGAGACATGGCGTTGCTTAAATTTTTTTAATTTTTTTTCGCCCGGGACCTTGACACTATCCCGGCCGAGCATTATTTGAACACTATACCACAATCTTAAGACTGGGGGAGCGCGACTGCCCTGGAAACGCCGACCGCACATAATCTTTTTATCCTGACGGTAGTGCATGCCAAGAAATCTTGCGCGTCATTGCAAACATTAGTCAATCACTATTGTTTGATGGAAGGGGAAAGGAGGCTTCCTTTCCGACAATGTTGCTTTGTGGCCTGACTGAGGGGGCGGAAACGGCTATTTTAAGGGCCTT
This genomic window contains:
- a CDS encoding NAD(P)H-dependent oxidoreductase — encoded protein: MSQQKTILGMIVSPRKLGNCEIFVKELWRHVPGESTLRLLRLTDLDIRPCRACYACIMGEECPLVDHTAFLKEQIRSADALLIAAPVYFLGAHSMVKRILDRGFLFYEDAERNAHKPCILVNFFGIEEKMGVAPQTLRALAGVLCLDVQASVNLMAALPGEVLREQRNLDLAENLGAHLFSEDKRSGPEGCPYCGCEIVRMQRQELICTLCHGSFTLDAKGKPLKAKSGWEIGTVSFVHEHSAWLKGMKDNYMAVRKELLRLTLPYKNIGTWIEPPKSK